From Solanum stenotomum isolate F172 chromosome 2, ASM1918654v1, whole genome shotgun sequence:
CAAATGTAGATGTTGGAAGTGTTCTGAAACAAAAATTAACCCTTCCAAATGGAAGCTCTTCTTCTGACAAGCTAATGCAAAGTTTGATTGACAGGCATCATCCGCGGTAGGATGTTCTTTTCTTGCTTCgttattttcaataatttcttcAGAGCATAACTTCTGTTGTTTTCAATGTGTTTTGGGAGTCTTGTGCAATGAGTTTGTGTTCTGAGATTTTTCAATTATACATTTTCATTAAACTATATATAGCTGAGTGTGTATGTGGGTTTTAGAATAAGTTTCACTTTATCTTTCACCTTTCTAATTAATAGTGTAATGGTTTGCGTGCTTTAGACTTCATAGGAGAGAATATCCAGAACCTGTGGGGGTGACTGATTTGCTATAATCAGAAAAGccttattgtttttatttgtctagGCCAGTTTAAGTATGCTCGGTTCCTTTCTCTAAGCGAATAAGTATGTTGATATTTAAAGAATTATGCAGAAAGAAACAGTAACGAAGTATATTTTTCCCTTCTCCAAaataaaacaaccaaaaaaattCGGTTTCTGTTTCTTTCTGCATAATTATTATTCGCTTAGAAAAAATGGGTGTCTGGAAGTTCTTTTAATAGTTTTCTTCATCGTTCTTAAAATCAACCTTTTGATCTGTCAATGCTGAATGAGACTGGTTCTTTCTGTTATCAAGTCTGTTGTTGTTGTCTGATGTCAGCCTTGCACCAGCTGAGTCAGGAACTAAACAAAACAATCCACCAGCTGGAGTAAGATGATATTACTGTCATCACTTCTAGAAACCTTGTTATGATATCCATCTTTCCAGAGTGAAAAGAGTATCCACCAGCTGATTTCTTGGTTGACCTGGATCACTTTATTCTCTTTTTAGTGTCTGATAAACCCCAGCGTACCTTAAGATCTGTTATGATATGTAAGTTATCCGGACATTAGTGCCCCTGCTTAACctatgaaaaagaaatgaaaagttcTACGGAGCACCTACTTCTCATATTTTGAGCTCATAATGCTCTAGAAGTTTTCGAGCAAATGCCTTTTGTTTACAGCGATTCTCCATATTTTACTTCTATCATTTCCATACTGATTTTTGCGTTCTTCCTTCGCTACTGATGCTGACAAATATTTCCTCTAGAACCAAGTATACCACCTTTTAATCCAAGTGTTTGCTCTATCTAGAatgactattttttatttgtgttaatATGATGTGTTgattcttctcctcttttctattttttactttctttagGTGTTCTCTTTTTATTAACCTAGTGGTTATTAGTTAAAACCATAACCTGCAATGTCTTTTGGGTTAAAAGACATTCCTACTTATGTATTTGTCTGGATGTTTATTTAGCAATTCATTCAAgcttaagattttttttctgggtgtacttagagcctgtttggattggcttatttAAAGTGCTTTTAAACCCTAAATAGCTTTTAAGCACTTCTGGAGTATTTTGGGTAAATTAAAAAAGTTCTTATAAGCACTTGGTTTGAagctaaaatgataaaaataagccATAAGTTAGACTTTTAAGCACTTTTGGAGTGTTTGGGTAAATTATAGAGGTGCTTATAAGCGCTTGgtttttaagctaaaatgaaAACAATAAGCCCAAGTTATAAGTTAGGATATCTAACTTATGACTGGCTTATAAGTcaaaagccaatccaaacaagACTCTTAGTTTGTTGCGGAAACTCATTCTAgttgttaaattattatttactttATCAATAGAAGAACAATGTTTCTAAGAATTTAGTTATTTCTTCAGGTGGATTGCGAATTATCATGAACATGAAAGTCTCCTGCAAGAGAATGAAGATGAAAAACTATCAAAAGAAGAGCAGGAAATGGCGTGGGAAGTGTATCGGAGATCTATTGAATGGGAAGAGAGGCGAGTTTCGCCTGATGAACCTGTTGAGCAGCAGCATGTCTCTACCACTGAATCATTGTCAAAGCAAAAGCCATTGGTTCCCAGGGCCACCGTTTTTCCGCCAGAGGACAGTAATCTTGTATTTTCAGTGGGGAGTTCAAGATGCCGTTTGGTGCATAGGAAGTGCACAAAGCTATCACATTTGCTTACACTTAGAAGTCAAGGGACAAAGTGGGGTTGCAGCACTGTTTGCGGGGAGTGTGCTCAAGAGATAAAGTGGGAGGGAGTTAACAAGGATGGTAGATCAACAAAGTAATGCTATCCATGTATTTATATTATAGTTCAGTTCCTTTTGGGGCGATTCAATATACTGCGAGGGACTTGGTAAACATTCAGTTTTAGGTTTCAGCCATGACTTGAGAAACAATATACTCTTTTTGGGGTAGGGTAGATGGAAATGCTCTTCTGAGACTTGGCTCTTTGTAAAGTGAAATTGTTGTCACCAGTTGTATTTTGAAATACAGAGGAGGAATGTCTCTTTTGTCTGAACTAAGCTTAACTGCTATATCATATTGCAACGAAGGAAAATCCCTCTTTTTTCTGCTAGATGCTGTTCATATTTTGTCCAAGATTTACAATTCGGTTATTGTTGACTACCTTATGTGAACTCTTTAAGTGCATCCAGAACATACTGTCTGATTAGgtgtgcatatatatatatataaagggaGGCTTCTTATTCTAATTTCAGTGTTGCTGGTTTATGTTAAAATAAATCTTGAGAGGTGACTAGAATGATGTCTCTTAGGAGGTTATTTGGTAGATTGTATCAGAAGAAATAATGCATGCATCAACTACCTTATTTGGTATACTTTTTCCGCCTATAATTAGTTATATACTATCATTTATTGAGAAATTCATTATTAATTCATGAAAATTCCTGGTATGAGTAGTCCAAAAGGATTTAATACAAGCATTATTTTGGTCAAATACTCAATTGCTtctcaaaatcttttttacaTTTTCGCAAACATTATTAATACTCtattttgcattattcttatacactacCAAACGCACCCTGATTTGTTGGACATGTATACACTACTGTGGATCATGGAAAATTTATGATTGTTGTTACAATTTACATAGAATTGGATAATCAATCAGTACGAACAATACCTTACGACACAGCTGGCAAAGAAAGGTTTTCATTTGAACACCCCCCTCTATTGTAGTGAAGCAGCTTTCTCACATCAAATCTATGCAAGAAATGGTGGGCTTAGACCAATTCATAGGGGTGAGCAGCTATGCCAAACCACTTACCATCTTTCATCCCCCAACCAATTGTCCTTTTCCTTAGGTCCTGTTGGCCCTGCTTCACCATAAAGTTCAGTTGGAAATAGCTCAATGAGACTTTCCACTGAAAATCTCATGAAAAAAGGAAGATGCTTGATTATTTTTTCCACTTCTGATCGCCCGTTGTATATGATGGTTGGACCCCATTCTCTCATATACTGCAACCATGGTGGTTCTGCAACAACTCCCTCTCCAAGGTACTCGGCAGCTACAATTTGATATTTGCTGCTAGAGTCCACATAGTATTTGCTACGGGCACAATCGTTTCTCAGTCCAAACCCGAGTTTAGAAGAGCCTTGAAGATAGCAGCCAGGATGTGGGAAACTCGCGTGGCCATTTCTTGATGCATATACAATTGGCTTGTTACCCTCGATGAACTCCAACTTGCAGGCATCTACCCATTCACCACCACTATGTTCCGAGAAATACACACTCCAGAGCTCACCAGAAAAGTTGCTGATACGGAGTGTGTAGTGCTCCCAATCACCGACATGCTCTCCTACTTTATTCAAAGTAAAACTCAACAATCCAATCTTGACAGTAGCTGGTCCATTGAAAGGACAGAATATCCACATTGCAATATCTGTGAAGGTTCCTCCTAAAGATGGTTTAACATGAACATAGAGCTCTGCACTCTCAATGTTCCCGCATTTTACACTGGTTCTATTTGCATCATCTTTATTTGGCAAATCAAGCCAATATTGACCATCGTTTAACCCTCCTGCAGGCAAGTTTGAGCCTTTTGAGTTGATGACTGTACCATTATTCCTTCCATCTTTGTAAAGGAGAGCTCCATTAATGAAGAACCATGGAACTGAGGAAGGCAAATAAATCTCTTCTGGATGGAGATACATTGTTGGTCCATAGTGCTTGATGAGGGCATGTATCTGCTCAAGATTGGGCATTGCGTGTAGAGAAGAGGCGAGATTTTTCAAGCATGCAATATCAAGTTCATCTCCAGAACTGAAGCTTGTACTACTGAAGAACGTCCCAGCAGAAACCCCTGCACAAAGCATGCCCCTCTTGCAGGGTCTAGTTTTCCAAACTTGAAATTGTTTCCTTTGGAAAAAGGAATCTGAACTAAACATAATTTCAGAGGCCTCACAATTTTCCGTCAGGTCAGCTCGGACACATCTAACTTCATCAGGATCAGGTTCATTAGGCTCAACAGAAGCCAAACATCCTATCGATTTATAACCAACCGGAGCATTTGGCATCCAAATATAACCACCTCCATTGTACTGTGAGTCTGAACTCCAAATTAAAGTGTAATTCAGAGGCTTTTGAAGAGCCGGAAGCTTTGAAGCTGAATCTTGGACATCAGATAGGTCTTTGGCAGCAAGAACATAGCCAGTTATATGCTCACCATCTGGCTGACAGTAGTGACCAAGGATATGATATCCTTTTGGAATTCCATCTGGCTTATAAAACGAAACACAGTCTGATTTTCCAAACGATGAGCCGCAACCccaaattttcttaaatttggtgATTTGAGCAACTTCAATTTCCCCTAAACATATTCTTCCTGTTCCAAAACCTTTGCCTACAAAACAACATATGTCATTAGCAAACTGAGCTTCTATTCAGTATGCCTCTTTCTTCTCAATTCACATACATCCCACAAACAAGGCAAAATACTAAACAAGGCATGACACAACATTCTGAATAAGAAAcagtaactacaacaaaataatacgaTAAGCGATGTGCGAGgaacaataaatattaaatagaaaCAGAAATCGAAATAGCTCTATCAAAGTTATCTAAATTTAGTTAAATTTGAAAGCTCTCAGAAAATCTAACATTTCAAGCCTGCAGATTTGAACAGTGAAACAGTCACAAATCCCATTCCCAGCCAAACAGTTGACCAAGTTCATGAATTTCCAAGAATAGAACACCATATTTGACCAAGTCTTAAACAAAAAGTCAGCAGGAAATTCCAAAAACTAATCTTTTGTCATTCTTCTTCCCAATAAGGATTTTAAGAggaaaaaacgaaaaaaatccTGCTCCATGAAGCAGAAAATTTTCTCAGTTAGAAGTAGTAATTTCATTTTGTTGACCCCTTTTGATCATAAATAAGCAGAACATACAGAAGAACACAAGAATTGAGttcaattaaagaaaaaaaaaaggaatcatATATATTCATTTCTTCTTCAAACAACAACTGATCTTTCATCATATTCAACATGCACTGCAGACAGACACAAAAACAGGGCCTTTATGAAAGAGAAcaataaaaattgagaaaaatacaaaaacaaaacaagaaatttgaagaagacaTACCTTGAGGCCATTTAGGAAGGGGTAAAGGCAAAGAAAATTTCTTTGATTCAACAACAGGGTAATAATCACATAAATTGTCCCAACACCAACACTCCCTCcctaacatattttttttccctcCCTCTTTCCAATTACAACACAAAAAATTGACAAACttcaaaacccacaaaaatattatcaagaATTTGATCTCAGCTtatcaaaaacacataaaaaagaTAGATGGGATATGGGGTTGGTCAATATAGCAGTCAAATGGAAAATCAAATTGTTTgacaaacaaaacaagaaagagagatttttttttctggtgAAGAGGTTGAGTAAGAAGAGATCAAAGTATATATTTACAAGTTAGGggctgctgctgctgctttattatattatatcaataatataAGGAGAAAAAGTAAAGTTGTTCTACTTGACATTGCTTTGTACCTCAAAGGAGGTGGCTGTATCCAGGTTTGGGTCCATGGGGGATCGGTGGGggattaacttatttatttatttttaacttttataaaatGTCTTTAGTTCACTTTCTTTGTACTtatcaacaaaaacaaatatttatacaTCAATGTGTACTAGTTCATGAACATGTGTGttgtacatatattttatgttaatattttaaaataatataaacaatatTGAAGTATATACGTGATGAAAATCGTaggagaaaaatatatttgtgaaTTAATAAATGATTTGTATACAATTTGTTTACCGACTCTTTCTTGTAGTTATACTTTAAATTTCGTTGAATTTCAAACTTATTCAACTGTCGTAAATCACACTTGcgattttttaagaagaagaagagtagaaaacttaaaaaattagagtttaaaaatgaaaggaaactcctcttatttatagctaacaaatgATAGTATGAATATACGTTAATAGTGTCTTATTATAAAAGTCGCACtccttcgaaaaagtcacaaccctttggtaaaatcacaacccttcgaaaaggtcacaagtTCATACTTTTAAGATAGTATGTCTATAGATATTggttataaataaatatttttttatatatgaatttctAAATGAATGATTTCTTttggaaaaaggacaaatatacccctgaactatcgtaaatggtatgcatataccctccgtcatacttttgagaCATTGGTGCCCTTGCCAtcaaaaaactagagcatatataccttTTATACTAatggacatacacgtgtcataatcttatccaccgatccgatatttattaaaattgaatcgacagataagattgcgccacgtgtccctatttagccttccgttagagtgaatgACATATATGATCTACTTTTTGGACGggaggggcaccaatgtcccaaaagtatgacgaatGGTATATGCTTACCATTTACAATAGTTcggggtatatttgtcatttttcccttttttttttaattatagtcTATAGTCTAACTTTATCTTTAATAGCTAAAATCACCACATTACTCCCTTATTTCTCTCCTTCTCTATCCAATCTCATTAacatcatttaaattttgttggaaACACTTTCTTTGATGGTAGTTTGTCTTCAGTGAgcaacatattttattttagcagtcattaaatttaaattatagtgAACATAACTTAGCCATTGAAATCATTTGGCGTTCTATCCGGTGGCTAACACTGACGCCATCAACGATGAATCTAGCAACAAGTCTTGGTGGTGATTCACTGTAGATTCTTATTAGTGAAGAACTCATAGGGGTTGGATGAACtgtatgatatttttttagattaattGGTTGAAGCTACTGGTAGTTTAGCGGTGAAGAGCTCAGCACAAtttcaaatcaagaaaaatattcaataatcaGAATCAATAGGTACCAATAGTTTTAGAATCTGCATAAAAATGATGCGGTAAAAGTAGTATGAGTAAGTacgaaaatatgaatatttagtAGGTATCATAAGTTGATGGaatacaaattaattactaTATCATAAGAACTATGTTAAGAATCATCAAGTTAATGCAACaaccaaataattttaaatgttAAGTATAAGAAACTAACCAAAAACATCTGTTAAGTAAAACTAAAGCACAATAAAGATCAATATTAAGAAATATAAAGCAAGGCAAGAAATCATATGCAGTACTACAAAGCAATAGCCAATAATCCTACCTTTATACGCCCCCTCCAAAGTGGCATGGTTGAAGGTGGGGCTTGTGGAGGGCTCGCTAGGCTCATATATCGCTCCATGAACTCATCAATTTATCTAGATATTATCAATAATCAAATCCATCAAAACTATTTCCTATGACATAAGTGTTCTTCAATCATTGTTTTCATAGTAATAACCTTGTGATTCATGAGAAtcatgaatatatatgtatcatcACAAAAAAATGCTTTTAAAACTATTCTAATAGACCATAAACTCTTACAAATATGTTGTAACACAAGAAAAAGGAGTAAAACACAACAAGTACACGTGTCACGTAAAATAATATCTATCATTTATATTCTAAACTAGATTTTACGATAACGCGTTCATTACTCTAAATATCTAGTCCCATCAATATTCAATACGTCCAACTCATAACATGATTTATACCATAATTTATTACCCAAAACAAGTCTAAAGGATCAGTACATAACCTGCCCCGAATGTTGGGCAAATGCGTCGTGATGAACCCTTATCAATAACTTTCCCTCCCAAATCATATTATTAGGCTCCCAAACGATAAAAATCATACACAACGTTATAATATGAATCCACACATACCCATATTGTAATATAAAAGTTTGGGTGAAAAATTAAGTCAAAAAGTCAACTCCAAACCTTTAGGTTTGTTTTTGAAATCACTTTATACCTATAAGGTAAGgaactcaaatttgaaatttcccCAAAAATTATTTGAGCCCTTCTCAAATTTTGTTACTCATACATgattaaataatgaaataagtAACAAATCAATGGGGAAACATCAAGTAGAAAGTGAGAATCCTACCCTAGCGAAGAAATATCAAAATAGTTTCTAAAATCTCCCAAAATTGAGAGCTCTCTACCTccgaaaattgaaattagaagtCTAAGATCAAAATGAGATTTAATTTTGTTCAGGTACTAGTAACTCTTCACGAACATGAAGCTCTATCACAAATACAGACCTAGTGACTTTACCTAGAATGTTTTCAAAGGTGAGGCCCATACCCAAAACATGAAGCATACAACCAAACCCTTCTCAGTGCATGCGATCTCCCCAAACGACTTCAAAGTCCAAGGAATTTCTATCATGCCCTGAGACAAATAACTAACTAGAGCCCTCTGAAATCAAGGAGACAGATTAGTTGCATCGATTTTAGAGGGAACCTCATCACTTGTGGAATTCCTCTAAATGACGGTACGCTTTGGAGGCATGATTTAAAATACGGGAACACACAAATTAGAAGAAAACTTTTAGAGTTAAACTCAATCGCACAAACTAGAATATGAAAGAATGTTGGTATTTCCTAATATCCTATAGCCTCcctattatagatgtggtgTGCATCACACCTATAAGAAGGAATTTGCTAGACATGACTTCATAGACATCTTAAGACACTTAAACTATGTTCTCTGATATCAAATTTATCACGCACCGAGCTTATATACTGACCGACACACAGAATCATTTCTCGTCTCAAGCGAATCCTTGACGTAACTTACTGCTAAACTAGAAGACCGGATAATTTATGCGGAAGCTATATAAAAGATGAACATCATAATTATTTAACACAAACATAGATCATCTCAACAACTTTATCTAAAACTCTGAAaagtcaaaataataataataatgactaaatttgaaaatatctaaaaaccACGACTCGACTAACTTGTCTAccttgtctatgaagcctttaataACCCGAGGATAGGTGCCACGACAAGAACCATACTCTACTAGCTAAGTATTGAATAGATTAGTTAAATTAGAACCCTCCAAAAGCAAAGAGGTCTCACCAAatattgatgaaaaaatattttagtgaaaCGTCTGTTGCCGATCCTAAATACCTAAATCTAAATCATTTAAAGATGCAACGCCAAATGACactagtacatgaaatgtaagGTATGCAAAATAGCTGAATGATACAACTATTAAACTGAACTGAAAGAGTAAGTTTGAAGGTAGACTGTAAAATAATCAACTGAAAAGTAAAGCATGCATGTTTATTTTATCGACCGAGCTTTACAACTAAATATGTATGCATTAGTAGCAAGTactaaaaataatgtaatttactttttttggGCAGTTTCTTTAACTGACAATTATCATGTGAGcttgtgatgatacaatatcTTGCCCACGTTGCAAGAGTCATCCTGCACCTTATTAGGGCAAAAGACGAACTTAACTAATGGATTTGATCTCTGTGCCCTTAATAGAGGTTTTATGAGGAGTTACCTAAATCAACGACACAATCCTATCATACGTTGGCAATACAATTACAGGGTTTGGATTATGTAACCCTTACCTAATTCattgctcaatactactcccaaaataataaTGCTCAATAACTATATGATGTCCCATTTATGGAAAGTCTCACTTTAGGGAAAAACTGATAATCTATATCTTGAGTTAATACTAAAAAATGtttctttataattttactGCACTTCCTTTAAAAGactatgattttatgaaaaACCGATTGTACCTTCTCGAGACTAAGATATGCGTTCTTTAAAGCTAACTATgcttttgtttttgaaaataatgcACTTGAAAAGCAATTCATGCTTTCTTGAAACTCTTTATGAAAATAAT
This genomic window contains:
- the LOC125855393 gene encoding uncharacterized protein LOC125855393; this translates as MLGRECWCWDNLCDYYPVVESKKFSLPLPLPKWPQGKGFGTGRICLGEIEVAQITKFKKIWGCGSSFGKSDCVSFYKPDGIPKGYHILGHYCQPDGEHITGYVLAAKDLSDVQDSASKLPALQKPLNYTLIWSSDSQYNGGGYIWMPNAPVGYKSIGCLASVEPNEPDPDEVRCVRADLTENCEASEIMFSSDSFFQRKQFQVWKTRPCKRGMLCAGVSAGTFFSSTSFSSGDELDIACLKNLASSLHAMPNLEQIHALIKHYGPTMYLHPEEIYLPSSVPWFFINGALLYKDGRNNGTVINSKGSNLPAGGLNDGQYWLDLPNKDDANRTSVKCGNIESAELYVHVKPSLGGTFTDIAMWIFCPFNGPATVKIGLLSFTLNKVGEHVGDWEHYTLRISNFSGELWSVYFSEHSGGEWVDACKLEFIEGNKPIVYASRNGHASFPHPGCYLQGSSKLGFGLRNDCARSKYYVDSSSKYQIVAAEYLGEGVVAEPPWLQYMREWGPTIIYNGRSEVEKIIKHLPFFMRFSVESLIELFPTELYGEAGPTGPKEKDNWLGDERW